Genomic DNA from candidate division WOR-3 bacterium:
AATTCTCAATACAGTGAACGACAACTGGGTACGAGCGAACAGGGGCTACGTCCACGAGAAAAGTAATGGGCAAATCGGCTATCTCTACATTGAGTCCATGGATGAAAGAAATCTCAGAAAATTCGAAAAAGACTTGTATGAAGAAATGGAAAAAGACGGGCTGATCATTGACATAAGGTACAATGGCGGTGGCTCCATTCACGACGAACTGCTGGACATACTGCGCAGGACTTCATATGCCTATTCGATAGAACGCGACGGCGAGAAAACTTACAGCTCCCTGTTCAGGTGGGACAAACCCACGGTGCTCCTCATCAACGAATATTGTTACAGTGATGCCGAAATATTCCCGGCCGGTTTCAAGGAACTGGGGCTGGGTACGGTCATCGGCGTCCCGACATTTGGTGCGGTAATAGGCACCATAGATATCGAGCTGCACGAGGGCACCTACTTCAGGATCCCCACGACGGGATGGTACCTGCTCAATGGCGAGAATCTTGAGAATACGCCGGTCGAGCCCGACATTTTTGTCGAAAATACGCCCGAGGAAGATGGCTCCAGCAGCGATACGCAGCTAACCACGGCAATAGAATCCCTTCTCAAGTAAAAAGGGGACAGGCTACTTTTTCACATCAGTACCTCAACAATGGGTTTGGTGAGGTTATCAACCGTTATCATCGCATAGGCACCCAACTGTAGCGAGCGCGGGGAAAAGTAGCCTGTCCCCTTTTTGCGTAACGAATCACCTAAATATAACGTCTGTCTCTTAGAGGCGAGCAGCCTCATCCACTTATAGATTCCGAGAATAAAAGGGAGATGATAATGAAGCGAATCTTTGCGACATTAGTTTCTGCCGGACTTCTGATCACCTTACACGGCCAGGCGCCCAGTTTTAAGACACCGATCTACGTGTTCGACGGCGCAATGGCCATTGATGTTGGCCTGTATGGCGCGCCCTTTGTTTACGACTGGAACGGAGACAGCAAGAAAGATCTCATTGTTGGCCAGTTTGACATGGGAATGGTCCGGTATTATGAAAATGTGGGGGAAGATAACGACCCCGTTTTCTTCGGGAATACCTTCCTTCAGGCAAATGGTGCAACGATCCAATTGCCCTATGGTTGATGTCAGGGCTCAACGGTCGCGGTCTGCGACTGGAATGAAGACGGGCAGCGGGACCTGGTGACCGGAGATCGAGAAGGATACTTGACGCTCTTCCTTGAGTCTGGCAGCGGGCTGGTAAATGAAGGGCATATCAAGGCAAGCGGCTTCGATATAAAGGTGACCGCCAACAGCTTTCCGTTCATCGTTGACTGGAATGACGACGGCAAGAAGGATCTTGTCATCGGAGAAGAACTGCCAAATTCACCCAACACCGGAAATATCAGGGTCTATCTAAACCAGGGTACGAACCCAACACCGACTTTCAGCAGTTATTCTATTGTATACGCAGGTGGATCACAGCTCTACAGATATAGAATGAATCCGGTGGTATATGATCTTGATGCCGACGGACTCAGGGATCTGATAATCGGCAATGACGACGGCCGTGTCTATTTCTACAAGAACACGGGAAGCCCCGGGTCTCCGGCTTTTGGTGCTACATTCGATACATTGAAAACGGAAAACGGCACACCGATAGACGCTGTTGCCGGTTCCCGTATACACTTTGTCGACTGGGATGGCGATACCGACCTCGATCTCCTGATAAGTGGTTCCGAAGGATACGTACAGATCTGTGAAAACGCGTCAGGTACAGGTATACAAGAAGGTGAGCAAGAGATCAAAACGATTACCGGGGCGGTTGTCTCACCCAATCCGATAACGACGACTGCGCAATTCGCATTCTCGCTGCAGACATCGACGAATGTGCGGATCGATATCTATTCTGTCGACGGTCGCCTGGTATCAACACCTGTAGATCAGTACACACCGAGTGGAAAGCACAGGTTCTCGTGGAACGCCACGGATGATCGCGGCAGGAAATTGCCTTCGGGTATATACCTTGCCCGCATCACGACTGACAAAGAGACGAATACAACGAGCGTGGTGATCACACGCTAAGAAATTATCAAGTTAACGGAAAGGGAGGGTCGATTGACCCTCCCTTTTTATTTAGTTCGTTCAGTTTCTATCTGATCAGCAGTAATTTCTCTGTAGTTGAATACTGCCCGGTCGAGAAGTTTAAAAAATAGATTCCGCCCGGCAAATTATTGCCTGAACTGTCTGTGCAGTTCCAGACGATACTGTGGGCTCCGGCTTCCGCGACTGAATTCCAAATCTTCGCCACCTCCTCCCCCAGTATGTTATAAACGAAGATACGGACCGAGCCCTGTTCACGCAGGCTGAAATGGATCACGCTGTTCCCCCGCGATGGGGTGGTAAGCCAGAAACCATTTTCGCCGTTTCCTTCAATAAGCTCCTGGACCGCGGTAACCGGAACTACGGCCTCGTCGCTGTATCTGCTTTCCGAACCGGCCGTTATGCAAGCAGTGACGACATAGTAATAGGTATTACCTGCATTCACCGTTGAATCGATGAAGGACGTATCGACAACTGGCTCATCCGTAAGCTTCATGTAGGGATAACCGCTGCTCAGGCTGCGATAGACATTATAACCATATACGTCGGCCTCCGAATTCTCTGACCAAACCAGTTCGACCTGGCTGCCGCTCAGAGCTCCACTCAGATTAACCGGAGGAATCGGATGGTACCAGCCAGTGAACCAGTGATCGTGATGGTAGGTCTGCCACTCAATGTTTGCCATCTCAAGCGTTGCACTCAAATCCCAGATATGAACAAGACTGTCCAGACTGCCAACTCCCACTTCAATATCACCGTCACGATCGATATCACCGAGTGTTACCGGAGCGGAAACCTGATCCCTGGGGTTGGTGATGGGCCAATCTTCCACCAAACTCGCATCGTGATGGAAGGCGTAGACCTCGCTGTCATCACAACCGATAACCACTTCCATGTCGCCATCATCATCAATATCACCGATCGCGGCAGAACTCTGGCACCATTCACCCATCGCCGTGATCGCGGGCCAGCCATTAACCGCCACGCCGGTGTGATGCCAGGCATGGACGTGGTATTCGGTCCCGATCCCGGTCGCGCCAATTACTATTTCCAGATCACCATCATTGTCCAGGTCACCAAGGCAGGGCTCGGCATATAGACTGGCTCCCGTGCTCTGCGGCCATCCTGACAAAGCGGTGCCATCGTAATCATAGACACGCACATTATTCGTAGCACCCACCGTGGTGACGATGATCTCACCATACCCGTCGCCATCGAGGTCACCCATGGCCAGACCGTCAGTGTAGTAAGGACCTATATTACGGGGAAACCCATCGCACTCACTGCCATCATCGTGCCACGCATACAGAGCACTCGCTGTTACGACAACTACTTCAAGGTCACCGTCGCCGTCAAGATCACCGACAAC
This window encodes:
- a CDS encoding S41 family peptidase; translated protein: DFNGAGIKILTVIPNTPASKTDVNIKPGEVLTHINDEPIKSGDNLYEVLRNKNNEEVILTIADRGKLRKAKLTLEDPNTILNTVNDNWVRANRGYVHEKSNGQIGYLYIESMDERNLRKFEKDLYEEMEKDGLIIDIRYNGGGSIHDELLDILRRTSYAYSIERDGEKTYSSLFRWDKPTVLLINEYCYSDAEIFPAGFKELGLGTVIGVPTFGAVIGTIDIELHEGTYFRIPTTGWYLLNGENLENTPVEPDIFVENTPEEDGSSSDTQLTTAIESLLK
- a CDS encoding FG-GAP-like repeat-containing protein, giving the protein MTGDREGYLTLFLESGSGLVNEGHIKASGFDIKVTANSFPFIVDWNDDGKKDLVIGEELPNSPNTGNIRVYLNQGTNPTPTFSSYSIVYAGGSQLYRYRMNPVVYDLDADGLRDLIIGNDDGRVYFYKNTGSPGSPAFGATFDTLKTENGTPIDAVAGSRIHFVDWDGDTDLDLLISGSEGYVQICENASGTGIQEGEQEIKTITGAVVSPNPITTTAQFAFSLQTSTNVRIDIYSVDGRLVSTPVDQYTPSGKHRFSWNATDDRGRKLPSGIYLARITTDKETNTTSVVITR
- a CDS encoding FG-GAP-like repeat-containing protein; protein product: MPRYLRVCTMFFCILFCITANAEGSQIDDRYYEDVSSIAHQVETVKPILARDSMPYQTGWPVHLGGWLWNAVSFINADASGNLEVLCSRTTVGIVHLKNCDGTNFTNWPVSFGQYNYGAPVGGDIHGDGVMEIFTGANTSYGYAALYGWWITGGALPGFPIYFATGSQVHSSPVLSDLDYDGDLEIVFSLYIGDSTYVFHHDGTRLDGWPQASPTNVRDAPVVGDLDGDGDLEVVVVTASALYAWHDDGSECDGFPRNIGPYYTDGLAMGDLDGDGYGEIIVTTVGATNNVRVYDYDGTALSGWPQSTGASLYAEPCLGDLDNDGDLEIVIGATGIGTEYHVHAWHHTGVAVNGWPAITAMGEWCQSSAAIGDIDDDGDMEVVIGCDDSEVYAFHHDASLVEDWPITNPRDQVSAPVTLGDIDRDGDIEVGVGSLDSLVHIWDLSATLEMANIEWQTYHHDHWFTGWYHPIPPVNLSGALSGSQVELVWSENSEADVYGYNVYRSLSSGYPYMKLTDEPVVDTSFIDSTVNAGNTYYYVVTACITAGSESRYSDEAVVPVTAVQELIEGNGENGFWLTTPSRGNSVIHFSLREQGSVRIFVYNILGEEVAKIWNSVAEAGAHSIVWNCTDSSGNNLPGGIYFLNFSTGQYSTTEKLLLIR